Proteins from a single region of Hordeum vulgare subsp. vulgare chromosome 6H, MorexV3_pseudomolecules_assembly, whole genome shotgun sequence:
- the LOC123402881 gene encoding uncharacterized protein LOC123402881, whose product MDFNKACKGSCECEKWEFGKIGEEKNKHYESELEEGEVREADEASGLESPIQKGIAASVAQEQAHIRQSASPQRASHNLETAGIVVLQHRVIHEHMSPSIVRSFVQDVFEKGKALMRSSTSPERASREGRSAGINFVQQCKRSAICEGMAASLKESSTSSQVVVEESSTSAERGSRLGGTECTAVVQQSKYAASEGRYVNVSQSSLHRKYGNHRRIYSPSIYSSSKERHKRRKEGCFGYSDSHRVMKMIEEVYSERSRTLLLLQTKDRKKFNNLQKKQEVKFFQKHVNSYKFHYAHVAPTVRYCRMMLPKLHFSILRDRFHRHMISQLIKFCRQHISDRDKEYRIKERWIFEAKAGYLKKWFYVTDLTYSRFTWENLECCMADYSDGEHHLKYFDMQSITTQIEAIACNKEPRGTFATDITEPIPGNSRSLLETNEHTKLGFSVGVAEEMATLESRSSQYTCAPSMEFCHENRTQTTFLAPDQSEGGNVERPSACQLDVSAALKPAKTLTTGKASDDCEPILEHSQLLLVTNGATKPGFSVGVSKEMATLESSSLQVTNVSGMEFCEKDGTQIIFSAADSNEGRNTESPCASRFVTSSASGPVIAVSTDTENAAVIPREKRRHTCSSNDISEGPCCRSGRKLGEKDGTQISFSPATQIAFSTAAQNERETMESPCGSQSVMSLASKPTSAVGNDTENAASICREKRRRIVSGNDDISEGSCCRPGRKFGDKDGTQITLSSATQNDGGDMERSCAIHSDTDAALELAMTVNTDSENAASGSNEKQLAVIVNTDSENAPSVSNEKQLAVTVNTDSQNAPSVSNEKQLAVTVNTDSQNAPSVSNEKQKHMKSGNNISEGSCSRSQIKPTSNLFRTTLRQEELPAARSPSPSADNRQVVQAEDISSEEVPCSQVPSFAQVTEQSNMHFNTQSVMNHHHFGSTCQIATPPYSPPCGDTHSSRIEVDSVGASHVHPTSANQMPIDSTPGPRLSEDGLDSIHSPRASHVHPASANQVPTGSPPGPSLAEDGFDSDIFTIELSRLQKLANLITMRHQEKIEQLNLARGIELAQAKRKYDGLEYNLEVETLQRKRELKTKADKMYKQQILAEVLQVVFKASAKVVPDSPRGATQETMAGPSRRADQGSFHIPAPVLAPESSTGASLRQHRVTTQRTAMDWMNHPSCGTCNRPA is encoded by the exons ATGGATTTCAACAAAGCCTGCAAGGGATCATGCGAATGTGAAAAGTGGGAGTTTGGCAAGATTGGAGAGGAAAAAAATAAACATTATGAATCTGAACTAGAAGAAGGTGAGGTCAGAGAGGCAGATGAGGCATCCGGATTAGAAAGCCCTATCCAGAAGGGCATAGCTGCAAGTGTTGCACAGGAGCAGGCCCATATAAGGCAGTCAGCTTCACCGCAAAGAGCTTCTCATAATTTAGAGACTGCAGGTATTGTGGTTTTGCAACATAGAGTGATCCACGAACACATGTCCCCAAGCATTGTACGCTCATTTGTGCAAGATGTGTTTGAAAAAGGGAAGGCCCTTATGAGGTCATCAACTTCACCTGAAAGAGCTTCCCGTGAAGGAAGGAGTGCAGGTATTAATTTTGTGCAGCAGTGTAAGCGTAGTGCAATCTGCGAGGGCATGGCTGCAAGTCTTAAAGAGTCAAGCACATCTTCTCAAGTGGTGGTTGAGGAGTCATCAACTTCAGCTGAAAGAGGTTCTCGCCTGGGAGGGACTGAATGTACTGCTGTTGTGCAACAATCTAAGTATGCTGCATCTGAGGGTCGATATGTTAATGTGAGTCAGTCAAGTTTGCATAGAAAATATGGGAACCACCGTCGAATCTATTCACCATCTATCTATAGTAGTTCAAAAGAAAGACATAAGAGAAGGAAGGAGGGATGTTTTGGATACTCTGATTCCCATCGGGTCATGAAAATGATTGAGGAAGTTTATTCAGAAAGGTCCAGAACACTACTGTTACTGCAGACTAAAGATCGGAAGAAATTCAACAATTTGCAAAAAAAGCAGGAGGTAAAGTTCTTCCAAAAACATGTGAATTCTTATAAATTCCACTATGCACATGTTGCACCAACTGTAAGATATTGCAGGATGATGTTGCCTAAGCTACATTTCAGCATTTTGCGCGACAGATTTCATCGACATATGATATCTCAACTGATAAAATTTTGTAGACAGCATATAAGTGACAGGGACAAAGAGTATAGAATAAAAGAGCGCTGGATATTTGAGGCCAAAGCTGGCTACCTTAAGAAATGGTTCTATGTAACTGACTTGACATATTCTAGATTCACGTGGGAGAATCTAGAATGCTGTATGGCTGACTATTCAGATGGTGAACATCATCTAAAATATTTTGACATGCAATCTATAACCACTCAAATTGAAGCGATTGCCTGTAATAAAGAACCTAGAGGCACCTTTGCAACTGATATTACTGAGCCCATTCCAGGAAACTCACGATCATTGCTTGAAACTAATGAACATACGAAGCTCGGGTTTTCAGTTGGTGTAGCAGAAGAAATGGCCACCTTAGAAAGCAGGTCTTCACAGTACACCTGTGCTCCCTCGATGGAGTTTTGTCATGAAAATCGGACACAAACTACCTTCCTGGCACCAGATCAAAGCGAGGGAGGAAATGTGGAGAGACCCTCTGCTTGCCAGCTTGACGTGAGTGCAGCACTAAAACCTGCTAAGACACTGACAACAGGCAAGGCAAGTGATGATTGCGAGCCTATTCTAGAGCACTCACAATTGCTGCTTGTGACGAATGGAGCTACAAAGCCTGGATTTTCAGTTGGTGTATCAAAAGAAATGGCTACCTTAGAAAGCAGCTCCTTGCAGGTAACCAATGTGTCAGGAATGGAGTTTTGTGAAAAAGATGGGACGCAAATTATCTTCTCAGCAGCTGACAGCAATGAGGGGCGAAACACGGAAAGCCCCTGTGCTTCTCGGTTTGTAACGAGTTCAGCATCAGGACCTGTTATTGCAGTGAGCACTGATACAGAAAATGCTGCCgtgattcctagagaaaaacgaaGGCACACATGTTCAAGCAATGATATTTCAGAAGGTCCATGTTGCAGGTCAGGGAGAAAGTTAGGTGAAAAAGATGGGACACAAATCTCCTTCTCACCAGCAACGCAAATTGCCTTCTCAACAGCAGCACAAAACGAGAGGGAAACAATGGAGAGCCCCTGTGGTTCTCAGTCTGTCATGAGTTTAGCATCAAAACCTACTAGTGCAGTGGGCAATGACACGGAAAATGCTGCCTCGATTTGTAGAGAAAAACGAAGGCGCATCGTTTCTGGCAATGATGATATTTCAGAAGGTTCATGTTGCAGGCCAGGGAGAAAGTTTGGTGACAAAGATGGGACACAAATCACCCTCTCATCAGCAACACAAAATGATGGGGGAGACATGGAGAGATCCTGTGCTATACATTCTGACACAGATGCGGCACTAGAACTTGCCATGACAGTGAACACTGATTCAGAAAATGCTGCATCTGGTTCTAATGAAAAGCAACTGGCTGTGATAGTGAACACTGATTCAGAAAATGCTCCATCTGTTTCTAATGAAAAGCAACTGGCTGTGACAGTGAACACTGATTCACAAAATGCTCCATCTGTTTCTAATGAAAAGCAACTGGCTGTGACAGTGAACACTGATTCACAAAATGCTCCATCTGTTTCTAATGAAAAGCAAAAGCACATGAAATCAGGCAATAATATTTCAGAAGGTTCATGTTCTAGGTCTCAGATAAAGCCTACGTCGAACCTTTTCAGAACAACATTGCGTCAAGAG GAACTTCCAGCTGCAAGATCACCTTCACCTTCAGCTGATAATAGACAAGTTGTTCAAGCTGAGGATATAAGCAGCGAGGAAGTACCTTGTAGTCAAGTACCTTCCTTTGCACAAGTTACCGAGCAGTCAAACATGCACTTCAATACCCAAAGTGTGATGAACCATCATCATTTCGGTTCAACTTGCCAGATTGCTACTCCTCCATATTCACCACCTTGTGGGGATACTCATTCATCAAGAATTGAGGTTGACAGTGTTGGGGCATCACATGTTCATCCAACGTCAGCCAATCAGATGCCAATAGACTCCACTCCTGGGCCACGTTTGTCTGAAGATGGGCTTGATTCAATTCACAGTCCTAGGGCATCACATGTTCATCCAGCTTCAGCCAATCAGGTGCCAACAGGCTCCCCTCCTGGGCCATCTTTGGCTGAAGATGGGTTTGACTCGGATATATTTACCATTGAGTTGAGTCGATTACAAAAGTTGGCTAATCTGATAACAATGAGGCATCAGGAGAAG ATAGAACAGCTTAATTTGGCACGTGGAATAGAGTTGGCTCAAGCTAAAAGGAAGTATGATGGGCTGGAATATAATTTAGAGGTAGAAACATTACAGAGAAAGAGAGAACTTAAGACAAAAGCTGATAAAATGTACAAACAGCAGATATTGGCTGAGGTATTACAGGTTGTATTTAAGGCCTCTGCTAAAGTTGTTCCAGACAGTCCTAGAG GTGCTACCCAGGAAACCATGGCAGGGCCTAGTCGGCGGGCAGACCAGGGTAGTTTCCACATTCCTGCACCTGTTTTAGCCCCTGAATCATCAACAGGCGCGTCCCTCAGACAGCATCGTGTGACCACGCAACGCACTGCTATGGACTGGATGAATCATCCAAGTTGTGGCACATGTAATAGACCAGCATAA